One window of the Natronomonas marina genome contains the following:
- a CDS encoding alpha/beta hydrolase, whose protein sequence is MSEEILVPSDRDVRGTLDDPDREACVVACPPHPEHGGSRTDRNLRAVSDAVDCACLRFDYGAWDEGRGELADTRDALAWARDRYESVSLFGYSFGGCLALVAAARESRAGRPPAAVGALAPAARISPDIDAVAAVDDIACPVGVVYGRRDTTVDAAAVAERVRERGGLVEAVGADHFFVGQSAKAAEHLAALLC, encoded by the coding sequence ATGAGCGAGGAGATACTCGTGCCCTCGGACCGGGACGTCCGCGGGACGCTGGACGACCCGGACCGCGAGGCGTGCGTGGTCGCCTGTCCGCCGCACCCCGAGCACGGCGGCAGTCGGACCGACCGGAATCTCCGGGCGGTGAGCGACGCCGTCGACTGTGCGTGTCTCCGGTTCGACTACGGGGCGTGGGACGAGGGTCGCGGCGAGTTGGCGGACACCCGCGACGCCCTCGCGTGGGCGCGGGACCGCTACGAGTCGGTCTCGCTTTTCGGTTACAGCTTCGGCGGCTGTCTGGCACTGGTCGCGGCCGCCCGGGAGAGCCGCGCGGGCCGGCCGCCGGCCGCCGTCGGGGCACTCGCGCCAGCCGCCCGAATCTCGCCGGACATCGACGCCGTCGCCGCCGTCGACGACATCGCCTGTCCGGTCGGGGTGGTCTACGGCCGGCGCGACACCACCGTCGACGCGGCGGCGGTCGCCGAGCGGGTCCGCGAGCGGGGCGGTCTCGTCGAGGCGGTCGGCGCCGACCACTTCTTCGTCGGACAGAGCGCCAAAGCCGCCGAACACCTCGCAGCGTTGCTCTGTTGA
- a CDS encoding IS5 family transposase, with the protein MASLRRLAWMCRNLAKQHVDDPDVPAAPDGADGYAEWVQIAVILFRVELEKSLRETEDYLNEMPHVLGVFELKEAPHYSSFCRWEDQYRMRELRRLLRASAEQAGWSGEAAIDASGFQRDQTSYHYRDRANYSLQSLKTTILIDVNSLAIKDVHYTTKKAWDGHIGMQVFRRNAEDLRVLSADANYSWSDLREECRSNSTRPLIKHREQTPLQKAHNARMNDDYNQRWMSETGFSQLKEDDGEKLRSRSWHGQFRELTRKCIVHNLTQAAS; encoded by the coding sequence ATGGCATCGCTCAGACGGCTTGCCTGGATGTGTCGAAACCTTGCCAAACAGCACGTTGACGACCCGGACGTACCCGCCGCGCCGGACGGCGCGGACGGGTACGCCGAGTGGGTGCAAATCGCGGTGATTCTGTTCCGCGTCGAACTGGAGAAGAGTCTCCGTGAGACCGAGGACTACCTCAACGAGATGCCACATGTCCTCGGCGTGTTCGAACTCAAGGAAGCACCGCACTACAGTTCGTTCTGCCGGTGGGAAGATCAGTACCGGATGCGGGAACTCCGCCGCCTGCTCCGCGCGTCGGCGGAGCAGGCGGGCTGGAGTGGTGAAGCCGCGATTGACGCGAGTGGCTTCCAGCGCGATCAAACCAGCTACCACTACCGCGACCGCGCGAACTACTCGTTGCAGTCGCTGAAGACGACCATCTTGATCGACGTGAACTCCCTGGCGATCAAGGACGTTCACTACACGACGAAGAAGGCGTGGGACGGTCACATCGGGATGCAGGTCTTCCGCCGGAACGCGGAAGACCTGCGGGTGTTGTCTGCCGACGCGAACTATTCGTGGAGCGACCTCCGGGAGGAGTGTCGCTCCAACTCGACGCGACCGTTGATCAAACACAGGGAGCAGACACCGTTACAGAAGGCTCACAACGCCCGGATGAACGATGACTACAACCAGCGCTGGATGAGTGAAACCGGCTTCTCGCAGTTGAAGGAGGACGACGGCGAGAAGCTCCGCTCCCGGAGCTGGCACGGCCAGTTCCGGGAGCTGACTCGGAAGTGCATCGTGCATAACCTGACGCAGGCGGCGAGTTAG
- a CDS encoding PspA/IM30 family protein gives MGILSRASYVIRSKLNAVLNRAEDPSETLDYSYERLRDELQDVKKGIADLTTQKKRLEIQKRRLDENVDKHNEQARQAVEQGRDDLARKALEKKKQKMTQIEELETQIADLQNTQDDLVEKKNELQSRIEQFRTEKETMKARYEAAEASARVSEAMTGAGDEMENISRSIDRARERTEDMEARAAAMDELEQSGAFEGALSEGDEIDRELEAMRREGEVEAELETLKAEAGDEETADAESGAADAEPSSDPDIEAELEELKQEETEAEESTSTSTSDSETEE, from the coding sequence ATGGGCATCCTCTCGCGGGCATCCTACGTCATCCGGTCGAAGCTCAACGCGGTGTTGAACCGCGCGGAAGACCCCTCCGAGACGCTCGATTACTCCTACGAGCGCCTCCGGGACGAGTTACAGGACGTAAAGAAGGGTATCGCGGACCTGACGACCCAGAAGAAGCGCCTGGAGATACAGAAGCGCCGCCTCGATGAGAACGTCGACAAGCACAACGAGCAGGCCAGACAGGCCGTCGAACAGGGCCGCGACGACCTCGCACGGAAGGCCCTCGAAAAGAAAAAGCAGAAGATGACCCAGATCGAGGAGCTGGAGACCCAGATCGCCGACCTCCAGAACACCCAGGACGACCTCGTCGAGAAGAAGAACGAACTCCAGAGCCGCATCGAGCAGTTCCGCACCGAGAAGGAGACGATGAAGGCCCGCTACGAGGCCGCCGAGGCCAGCGCCCGGGTCAGCGAGGCGATGACCGGCGCCGGCGACGAGATGGAGAACATCTCCCGCTCGATCGACCGGGCCCGCGAACGGACCGAGGACATGGAGGCCCGGGCGGCCGCCATGGACGAACTCGAACAGTCCGGCGCCTTCGAGGGCGCGCTCTCGGAGGGCGACGAGATCGACCGCGAACTCGAGGCGATGCGCCGGGAGGGCGAGGTCGAGGCCGAACTCGAGACGCTGAAGGCCGAGGCCGGCGACGAGGAGACCGCCGACGCCGAAAGCGGGGCCGCCGACGCCGAACCGTCCTCCGACCCCGACATCGAGGCCGAACTCGAGGAACTGAAGCAGGAGGAGACGGAAGCCGAGGAGTCGACGTCGACCTCGACGTCGGATTCGGAAACCGAGGAGTGA
- a CDS encoding acyl-CoA thioesterase: MTDRPFEHELVVGTRDMGDSHVDNAVFPAYVARVRQAFLRETVPRFEAYDRHVARLELDYHAELFAGDRVTGTVEVADIGETSLTTEVTLACDGTRVAMGRTVLVVVDPASGDPTRVPDAWRAALE, from the coding sequence GTGACCGACCGACCCTTCGAGCACGAACTCGTCGTCGGAACGCGGGATATGGGCGACAGCCACGTCGACAACGCCGTCTTTCCGGCGTACGTCGCCCGGGTCCGGCAGGCGTTCCTCCGGGAGACGGTGCCGCGGTTCGAGGCCTACGACCGCCACGTCGCACGGCTGGAACTGGACTACCACGCCGAACTGTTCGCCGGCGACCGCGTCACCGGGACCGTCGAGGTGGCCGACATCGGGGAGACGAGCCTCACGACGGAGGTGACGCTCGCGTGCGATGGGACACGGGTAGCGATGGGGCGGACGGTACTGGTCGTCGTCGACCCGGCGAGCGGCGATCCGACGCGGGTCCCCGACGCCTGGCGGGCGGCCCTGGAGTAG
- the thrS gene encoding threonine--tRNA ligase produces MSDIVVTLPDGSELSVESGSTVEDVAYEIGPGLGEDTVGGIVDGELAGKEEPLVEDCELVIITEDSEEYLRALRHSAAHVFAQALQRLYPEAELAIGPPTDEGFYYDVAGVDLDADDLEDIEAEMYDIIEADYDIERVERSREEALDLYADNPYKQDILEEEAAGSETVSFYVQDDWQDLCRGPHVESTGEIGAVELLNIAAAYWRGDEDNDTLTRVYGTAFETEADLEQFLERREQAKERDHRKIGQEMALFSIPDVTGPGLPLYHPNGKTVLHELQRYVNELNREAGYEQVETPHVFRTELWKKSGHYDNYVDDMFLLDVNDEEYGLKPMNCPGHATIFDQHNWSYRDLPVRYFENGKVYRKEQRGELSGLSRTWSFTIDDGHLFCRPDQIEAEIRQIMDMIFEVIGHFDLDVEVALATRPEKSVGSDEIWEQAESQLREVLESDGYDYGLEPGDGAFYGPKIDFTFEDALGRSWDGPTVQLDFTIPERFDLTYTGEDNEEHRPVMIHRALYGSYERFFMVLIEHFDGNFPTWLAPEQVRILPISDDNVGYAKQVKNRYLSEFRVEIEDRSWTIGKKIQQAHDDRVPYMLVVGDDEAEAGTVSVRDRFEAERKDVDVERFREHLRAEVDDKRIEPDFVGQ; encoded by the coding sequence ATGAGCGACATCGTCGTCACGTTGCCGGACGGCTCCGAACTCTCCGTGGAGTCGGGGTCGACGGTCGAGGACGTCGCCTACGAGATCGGACCGGGCCTCGGCGAGGACACGGTCGGCGGGATCGTCGACGGCGAACTCGCCGGCAAGGAGGAACCGCTCGTCGAGGACTGCGAACTCGTCATCATCACCGAGGACTCCGAGGAGTACCTGCGGGCGCTGCGGCACTCGGCGGCCCACGTTTTCGCCCAGGCGCTCCAGCGCCTGTATCCCGAGGCCGAACTGGCCATCGGGCCGCCGACCGACGAGGGGTTCTACTACGACGTGGCGGGCGTCGACCTCGACGCCGACGACCTCGAGGACATCGAGGCCGAGATGTACGACATCATCGAGGCCGACTACGACATCGAACGGGTCGAGCGGTCCCGCGAGGAGGCGCTTGACCTGTACGCCGACAACCCCTACAAGCAGGACATCCTCGAAGAGGAAGCGGCCGGCTCCGAGACCGTCTCCTTCTACGTCCAGGACGACTGGCAGGACCTCTGTCGCGGCCCGCACGTCGAGTCGACGGGCGAGATCGGCGCGGTCGAACTGCTGAACATCGCGGCGGCCTACTGGCGCGGCGACGAGGACAACGACACGCTCACCCGTGTGTACGGGACGGCATTCGAGACCGAGGCCGACCTCGAGCAGTTCCTCGAACGCCGGGAACAGGCCAAAGAGCGGGACCACCGGAAGATCGGCCAGGAGATGGCCCTGTTTTCCATTCCGGACGTCACGGGACCGGGGCTGCCGCTGTATCACCCCAACGGGAAGACGGTCCTCCACGAACTCCAGCGGTACGTGAACGAACTGAACCGGGAGGCGGGCTACGAGCAGGTCGAGACGCCCCACGTTTTCCGGACGGAACTGTGGAAGAAGTCGGGCCACTACGACAACTACGTCGACGACATGTTCCTGCTCGACGTCAACGACGAGGAGTACGGGCTCAAGCCGATGAACTGCCCGGGCCACGCCACCATCTTCGACCAGCACAACTGGTCGTACCGCGACCTCCCGGTGCGGTACTTCGAGAACGGCAAGGTGTACCGCAAGGAGCAGCGCGGCGAACTGTCGGGCCTGTCGCGGACGTGGTCGTTCACCATCGACGACGGCCACCTGTTCTGCCGTCCGGACCAGATCGAAGCCGAGATACGGCAGATCATGGACATGATCTTCGAGGTCATCGGCCACTTCGACCTCGACGTCGAGGTGGCGCTTGCGACCCGACCCGAGAAGTCCGTCGGGAGCGACGAGATATGGGAGCAGGCCGAGTCCCAGCTCCGGGAGGTGCTCGAGTCGGACGGCTACGACTACGGCCTCGAACCGGGCGACGGCGCCTTTTACGGCCCGAAGATTGATTTCACGTTCGAGGACGCGCTGGGTCGTAGCTGGGACGGCCCGACGGTCCAACTGGACTTCACTATCCCCGAGCGGTTCGATCTCACCTACACCGGCGAGGATAACGAGGAACACCGGCCGGTGATGATCCACCGCGCGCTGTACGGCAGTTACGAGCGGTTCTTCATGGTACTCATCGAGCACTTCGACGGGAACTTCCCGACGTGGCTGGCGCCCGAGCAGGTTCGCATCCTGCCCATCTCCGACGACAACGTCGGCTACGCCAAGCAGGTCAAGAACCGCTACCTCTCGGAGTTCCGCGTCGAGATCGAGGACCGCTCGTGGACCATCGGCAAGAAGATACAGCAGGCCCACGACGACCGCGTCCCCTACATGCTCGTCGTCGGCGACGACGAGGCGGAGGCGGGAACCGTCTCGGTCCGGGACCGCTTCGAGGCCGAGCGGAAGGACGTCGACGTCGAGCGGTTCCGCGAGCACCTCCGGGCGGAGGTCGACGACAAGCGCATCGAACCGGACTTCGTCGGCCAGTGA
- a CDS encoding DUF4382 domain-containing protein, which translates to MGTAGLGVGVAGCSGDGNGGNGGNGDGTSTATTTATEQSTATPTDGEGSGSDGVSATVSLGVRSSQSNVDSFRTLQTTFEALELVASDGTTVRLDETTMDVDLTEVGAGGSVDLFEATVPAGDYTEAKLYLPIRSATLADGGDPEFTRTVPASREVRGDPITVRSGGSVEITTTVALVRVAGDGPWTYTLGWGVR; encoded by the coding sequence GTGGGAACGGCCGGACTCGGCGTCGGCGTCGCTGGCTGCTCGGGCGACGGGAACGGCGGAAACGGCGGGAACGGCGACGGCACGAGCACCGCAACGACGACCGCGACCGAGCAGTCGACCGCGACCCCGACCGACGGGGAGGGGTCGGGGTCGGACGGCGTGAGTGCGACCGTCTCCCTCGGCGTTCGGTCCTCGCAGTCGAACGTCGACAGCTTCCGGACGCTGCAGACGACGTTCGAGGCCCTCGAGTTGGTCGCCTCGGACGGAACGACGGTTCGTCTGGACGAGACGACGATGGACGTCGACCTCACGGAGGTGGGAGCCGGCGGGAGCGTCGACCTGTTCGAGGCGACGGTACCAGCAGGTGACTACACGGAGGCGAAGCTCTACCTTCCGATCCGGAGTGCGACCCTCGCCGACGGGGGCGACCCCGAATTCACTCGAACGGTGCCAGCCTCACGGGAGGTTCGGGGGGACCCGATCACGGTTCGCTCCGGGGGGAGCGTCGAGATAACGACGACGGTCGCCCTCGTGCGTGTCGCCGGCGACGGTCCCTGGACGTACACGCTCGGGTGGGGGGTCCGGTAG
- a CDS encoding class I adenylate-forming enzyme family protein translates to MKYHDREPLRHLGDVPAMGAERYGDALAFEYRGDEQSYADLEARSNRVANALVEAGIEPGDRVALYLENSIQFPESFFGVVKAGAVAVPLNHRMDRERLRYILEDSGAEALVTSPVFPSVGTDLAEAVPLAFIPGGADGLEDYDEHVDAADPEFDRPDRDFEDVAVQPYTSGTTGDPKGVLTTHRNLLSTAQSYSSRGGADPESDVALCFLPLFHMYGLSVVMLTGLYNGATIVLRTMPVPAELLSAITEFEVTQFAAVPAVYIEMLEELEENPDAYDVSSVQTLGSGAAPLADDTRRRIEDAFDTPLTEGWGMTETSPAGTTSSTYGVRKGAGCIGQPLPDVEIKLVDPETRETKVPAAALDPTAATTLAEYGIDPDDEQQVTGEIAVRGPQVFEGYHGMPEKNDEVFDADGWFYTADIARVDEDRFLWMVDRTDDMLIVGGENVYPAEVEDALFDHPDVQAAAVVGADHETKGEAPVAYVVLEPRVEEPPTERALREFALERVPTYAHPRRVFVVDELPRSGTRKVQRYKLEADAAERLDGPLASSETL, encoded by the coding sequence ATGAAGTACCACGACCGGGAGCCGCTCCGACACCTCGGCGACGTGCCGGCAATGGGCGCCGAGCGGTACGGCGACGCGCTCGCCTTCGAGTACCGCGGCGACGAGCAGAGTTACGCGGACCTGGAGGCCCGCTCGAACCGGGTCGCCAACGCTCTCGTCGAAGCGGGCATCGAACCGGGCGACCGGGTGGCGCTGTACCTCGAGAACTCGATTCAGTTTCCCGAATCGTTCTTCGGCGTCGTCAAGGCCGGCGCGGTGGCGGTCCCGCTGAACCACCGGATGGACCGCGAGCGCCTGCGCTACATCCTCGAGGACTCGGGCGCCGAGGCCCTCGTCACGTCGCCCGTCTTCCCGAGCGTCGGCACCGACCTCGCCGAGGCGGTGCCACTGGCGTTCATCCCGGGCGGTGCCGATGGCCTGGAGGACTACGACGAACACGTCGACGCCGCCGACCCCGAGTTCGACCGGCCCGACCGCGACTTCGAGGACGTCGCCGTCCAGCCGTACACCTCGGGGACGACCGGCGACCCGAAGGGCGTGCTGACGACCCATCGGAACCTGCTCTCGACGGCGCAGTCGTACTCTTCGCGGGGCGGGGCCGACCCCGAATCCGACGTGGCGCTTTGTTTCCTCCCGCTGTTTCACATGTACGGACTCAGCGTCGTGATGCTGACGGGGCTGTACAACGGCGCGACCATCGTCCTCCGGACGATGCCGGTGCCCGCCGAGTTGCTCTCGGCCATCACCGAGTTCGAGGTGACGCAGTTCGCGGCGGTTCCGGCAGTCTACATCGAGATGCTGGAGGAACTGGAGGAGAACCCCGATGCCTACGACGTCTCCAGCGTCCAGACGCTCGGCAGCGGGGCGGCCCCGCTGGCGGACGACACGCGCCGCCGCATCGAGGACGCCTTCGACACGCCGCTGACCGAGGGGTGGGGCATGACCGAGACGTCGCCGGCGGGTACGACCTCCTCGACGTACGGTGTCCGGAAGGGCGCGGGCTGTATCGGCCAGCCACTGCCCGACGTCGAGATCAAGCTCGTCGACCCAGAGACGCGAGAGACGAAGGTTCCCGCGGCGGCGCTTGACCCCACGGCCGCGACGACGCTCGCCGAGTACGGCATCGACCCCGACGACGAGCAACAGGTGACCGGCGAAATCGCCGTCCGCGGCCCGCAGGTCTTCGAGGGCTACCACGGGATGCCCGAAAAGAACGACGAGGTGTTCGACGCCGACGGCTGGTTCTACACCGCCGACATCGCCCGCGTCGACGAGGACCGCTTCCTGTGGATGGTCGACCGAACCGACGACATGCTCATCGTCGGCGGCGAGAACGTCTACCCCGCCGAGGTCGAGGACGCGCTGTTCGACCATCCCGACGTCCAGGCCGCCGCGGTCGTCGGCGCCGACCACGAGACCAAAGGTGAGGCGCCGGTCGCCTACGTCGTTCTCGAACCGCGCGTCGAGGAGCCGCCGACCGAGCGAGCACTCCGGGAGTTCGCCCTCGAGCGGGTGCCCACCTACGCGCACCCGCGGCGCGTCTTCGTCGTCGACGAACTCCCCCGCAGCGGCACCCGGAAGGTCCAGCGGTACAAACTCGAAGCCGACGCCGCCGAGCGACTCGACGGGCCGCTGGCGTCGAGCGAGACGCTGTAG
- the cofH gene encoding 7,8-didemethyl-8-hydroxy-5-deazariboflavin synthase subunit CofH: MDAFEASANVPRGDFEFDRRPSTDQAFENALAKARAGHRLDVDDAVELLTTGTDREGIDLDRKEQVLEAADRRRAEVVGEEVTFVANLNNNVTTACNTGCLFCNFKDRSEQFRTEYQDDHDGFTKTPDESRDIVRDAVERGIYEVCSVSGLHPAFALDDEHREILENSDRGDLNYRPPAEYDVDPRTYTAQLEAMDVGGVHVHSMTPEEAYHARRGTEWSYEEVFRRLQAAGLDSVPGTAAEILVDEVREVICPAKIDTGEWLEAMEAAASVGLDTTATIMYGHVENEAHRALHLDRVRELQDRTGAITEFVPLSFVHHDTPLAERGMVDSGASVHEDELMIAVSRLYLDNVEHIQSSWVKYGDGQGLKMLSCGANDFMGTILSEEITKRAGGDYGEFRSFREYVDMITAMGRVPVERSTDYETRRRIDPDADEVGPTLGPKADGTPLL, translated from the coding sequence ATGGACGCGTTCGAGGCGTCGGCGAACGTGCCGCGCGGCGACTTCGAGTTCGACCGTCGCCCGTCGACCGACCAGGCCTTCGAGAACGCGCTGGCGAAGGCGCGGGCCGGCCACCGCCTCGACGTCGACGACGCCGTCGAGTTGCTGACGACCGGCACCGACCGCGAGGGCATCGACCTCGACCGCAAGGAGCAGGTACTGGAGGCGGCCGACCGGCGCCGGGCCGAGGTCGTCGGCGAGGAGGTCACCTTCGTCGCCAACCTCAACAACAACGTCACGACCGCCTGCAACACCGGCTGTCTGTTCTGTAACTTCAAGGACCGCTCCGAGCAGTTCCGAACCGAGTACCAGGACGACCACGACGGCTTCACGAAGACGCCCGACGAGTCCCGCGACATCGTCCGCGACGCCGTCGAACGCGGCATCTACGAGGTCTGTTCCGTCTCGGGACTCCACCCCGCCTTCGCGCTCGACGACGAACACCGCGAGATACTCGAAAACAGCGACCGCGGCGACCTCAACTACCGGCCGCCCGCCGAATACGACGTCGACCCCCGCACCTACACCGCACAGCTGGAGGCGATGGACGTCGGCGGCGTCCACGTCCACTCGATGACGCCCGAGGAGGCCTACCACGCCCGTCGCGGGACCGAGTGGAGCTACGAGGAGGTCTTCCGGCGATTGCAGGCTGCCGGTCTCGACAGCGTACCCGGCACCGCCGCCGAAATCCTCGTCGACGAGGTCCGGGAGGTCATCTGCCCCGCGAAAATCGACACCGGCGAGTGGCTCGAGGCGATGGAGGCCGCCGCTTCGGTCGGTCTCGATACGACGGCGACCATCATGTACGGCCACGTCGAGAACGAGGCCCACCGTGCGCTGCACCTCGACCGGGTACGCGAGTTGCAGGACAGAACCGGCGCCATCACCGAGTTCGTCCCGCTGTCGTTCGTCCACCACGACACGCCGCTGGCCGAGCGCGGCATGGTCGACTCGGGCGCCAGCGTCCACGAGGACGAACTGATGATCGCTGTCTCGCGGCTCTACCTCGACAACGTCGAGCACATCCAGTCGTCGTGGGTGAAGTACGGCGACGGCCAGGGGCTGAAGATGCTGTCGTGCGGCGCCAACGACTTCATGGGCACCATTCTCTCCGAGGAGATTACGAAGCGGGCGGGCGGCGACTACGGCGAATTCCGCTCGTTCAGGGAGTACGTCGACATGATAACGGCGATGGGCCGGGTGCCGGTCGAGCGTTCGACGGACTACGAAACGCGGCGGCGAATCGACCCCGACGCCGACGAGGTGGGTCCGACGCTCGGGCCGAAGGCCGACGGGACGCCGCTGCTGTAG
- the cofG gene encoding 7,8-didemethyl-8-hydroxy-5-deazariboflavin synthase subunit CofG yields MFGGEAYGVEVSVEESDVERLLSVTPDDVTAAPELSFARNVFVPLTTACRYTCTYCTYYDPPGEASLLAPEEVRRICERGADAGCTEALFTFGDDPDDRYEAIHDQLEAWGHDSIHSYLRSACEIALDCGLLPHANPGDQTREQMELVADVNASMGVMLETTADVRAHAGTRRKEPGQRLATIATAGELGVPFTTGILVGVGETWRDRAESVLAIRDLHERYGHVQEVIVQPVAENERWRNGSPSLETMRRVTAMARTGLPDEISVQSPPNLAPVRDLLDCGVDDLGGVSPVTDDHINPDYAWPELRELEEIAETGGVPLVERLPVHERYVEEGWLSSRIESELAADSVPGRRYRAVLGA; encoded by the coding sequence GTGTTCGGAGGGGAGGCCTACGGCGTCGAGGTGTCGGTCGAGGAGTCGGACGTCGAGCGCCTGCTTTCGGTGACGCCCGACGACGTCACTGCTGCACCCGAACTCTCCTTCGCCCGGAACGTCTTCGTCCCGCTGACGACGGCGTGCCGGTACACCTGCACCTACTGTACCTACTACGACCCGCCCGGGGAGGCCTCACTGCTGGCCCCCGAGGAGGTCCGGCGGATCTGCGAACGCGGCGCCGACGCTGGCTGTACGGAGGCGCTTTTCACGTTCGGCGACGACCCCGACGACCGCTACGAGGCGATTCACGACCAGCTCGAGGCGTGGGGTCACGACTCGATTCACTCCTACCTGCGGTCGGCCTGCGAGATCGCGCTGGACTGCGGTCTGCTCCCCCACGCGAACCCGGGCGACCAGACCCGCGAGCAGATGGAACTGGTCGCCGACGTCAACGCCTCGATGGGCGTGATGCTGGAGACGACGGCCGACGTCCGCGCCCACGCCGGCACCAGACGCAAGGAGCCGGGACAGCGCCTTGCGACCATCGCAACCGCGGGCGAACTCGGGGTGCCGTTCACGACCGGCATCCTCGTCGGCGTGGGCGAAACCTGGCGCGACCGGGCGGAGTCGGTCCTGGCCATCCGGGACCTCCACGAGCGGTACGGCCACGTCCAGGAGGTCATCGTCCAGCCGGTCGCCGAGAACGAGCGCTGGCGGAACGGGTCACCGAGCCTCGAGACGATGCGGCGCGTGACCGCGATGGCACGCACGGGACTCCCCGACGAGATAAGCGTCCAGTCGCCGCCGAACCTCGCGCCCGTCCGGGACCTGCTGGACTGCGGCGTCGACGACCTCGGCGGCGTCTCGCCGGTCACCGACGACCACATCAACCCCGACTACGCCTGGCCCGAACTGCGGGAATTGGAGGAGATCGCCGAGACGGGCGGGGTCCCCCTGGTCGAGCGGCTCCCGGTCCACGAGAGATACGTCGAAGAGGGCTGGCTCTCGTCGCGCATCGAGAGCGAACTCGCGGCCGATTCCGTGCCCGGCCGGCGCTACCGGGCGGTGCTCGGGGCGTAG
- the cofC gene encoding 2-phospho-L-lactate guanylyltransferase, whose amino-acid sequence MEVLVPFAADEPKTRLGDALEPDERAAFARAMLLDVCEAVAEADGEPTVLSTAPVETSWPTVVDDRPLTDAVNAHLDPPTAVVMADLALATPAALTRLFETDGDVVVAPGLGGGTNAAVVRHDGFAFDYHGVSIRDHRRRARDAGADLATVDSFRLAVDVDETRDLVELLLHGGGRSRAWLTEAGFEVETTDGRVTARRTGP is encoded by the coding sequence ATGGAGGTTCTCGTCCCGTTCGCGGCCGACGAACCGAAGACGCGACTCGGCGACGCCCTCGAACCGGACGAGCGTGCGGCCTTCGCCCGCGCGATGCTTCTCGACGTCTGTGAGGCAGTCGCCGAGGCCGACGGTGAGCCGACGGTGCTCTCGACGGCACCCGTCGAGACGTCCTGGCCGACCGTCGTCGACGACCGGCCGCTCACCGACGCGGTCAACGCCCACCTCGATCCGCCGACGGCGGTCGTGATGGCGGACCTGGCGCTCGCCACGCCGGCCGCACTGACGCGGCTCTTCGAGACCGACGGCGACGTCGTCGTCGCGCCCGGCCTGGGCGGCGGTACCAACGCGGCCGTCGTCCGTCACGACGGCTTCGCCTTCGACTACCACGGCGTCTCGATTCGGGACCACCGGCGGCGGGCCCGCGATGCCGGCGCCGACCTCGCGACCGTCGACTCGTTCCGACTCGCCGTCGACGTCGACGAGACGCGGGACCTCGTCGAACTGCTGTTGCACGGCGGGGGCCGGTCCCGGGCGTGGCTAACAGAGGCCGGCTTCGAGGTCGAGACCACCGACGGCCGGGTCACCGCGCGGCGAACGGGGCCGTAA